The Pygocentrus nattereri isolate fPygNat1 chromosome 1, fPygNat1.pri, whole genome shotgun sequence genome window below encodes:
- the gsk3aa gene encoding glycogen synthase kinase 3 alpha a isoform X3, producing the protein MSGSGRPRTSSFADPPGAASSSAGSAAVVGSNTGKSGVSQASGGSSSNLKLGRAGGEVTTVVATPGQGPDRPQEVSYTDIKVIGNGSFGVVYQARLIDTQELVAIKKVLQDKRFKNRELQIMRKLDHCNIVRLRYFFYSSGEKKDEVYLNLVLDFVPETVYRVARHFNKAKTIIPVIYVKVYMYQLFRSLAYIHSQGVCHRDIKPQNLLVDPETAVLKLCDFGSAKQLVRGEPNVSYICSRYYRAPELIFGATDYTSNIDIWSAGCVLAELLLGQPIFPGDSGVDQLVEIIKVLGTPTREQIREMNPNYTEFKFPQIKAHPWTKVFKPRTPPEAIALCSRLLEYTPVTRLSPLQACAHAFFDELRQPGTRLPSGRELPQLFNFTTADGSDGSVQPNSTLTNSA; encoded by the exons ATGAGCGGCAGCGGGCGGCCCAGGACGAGCTCGTTTGCTGACCCTCCCGGCGCCGCTTCATCATCCGCGGGATCAGCCGCTGTCGTGGGGAGTAACACGGGAAAGTCCGGGGTCTCTCAGGCCTCGGGGGGAAGCTCGTCTAATCTGAAGTTGGGGA GAGCTGGAGGTGAGGTGACGACAGTGGTCGCCACCCCTGGTCAAGGTCCAGACCGTCCACAAGAGGTGTCCTATACAGACATCAAGGTGATCGGCAATGGCTCGTTCGGTGTGGTTTATCAAGCACGCCTCATTGACACCCAGGAGTTGGTGGCCATCAAAAAAGTTCTTCAAGATAAAAGGTTTAAG AATCGAGAGCTACAGATCATGAGGAAACTGGACCACTGTAACATAGTTAGACTACGGTACTTCTTCTACTCCAGTGGTGAGAAG AAAGATGAGGTGTATCTGAACTTGGTGCTGGACTTTGTGCCAGAAACGGTATACAGGGTGGCACGGCATTTCAACAAGGCCAAGACCATCATTCCTGTCATTTATGTGAAG GTCTACATGTACCAGCTGTTCCGCAGTCTGGCCTATATTCATTCCCAGGGTGTTTGTCACAGAGACATTAAACCCCAGAACCTGCTGGTGGACCCAGAGACGGCCGTGCTCAAGCTGTGTGACTTTGGCAG TGCAAAGCAGTTGGTAAGAGGTGAGCCCAACGTCTCCTACATCTGCTCACGTTATTACCGCGCCCCTGAACTCATCTTTGGGGCTACTGACTACACCTCCAACATTGACATCTGGTCAGCCGGCTGTGtgctggctgagctgctgttagGCCAGCCCATTTTCCCTGGAGACAGCGGTGTAGACCAGCTTGTGGAAATCATCAAG GTGCTAGGCACTCCAACAAGGGAACAGATTCGAGAAATGAATCCAAACTACACAGAGTTCAAATTCCCACAGATCAAAGCGCATCCTTGGACAAAG gTGTTTAAGCCACGGACCCCTCCTGAGGCGATCGCTCTGTGCTCGCGGCTTCTGGAGTACACGCCAGTGACACGCCTCTCTCCACTTCAGGCCTGCGCTCACGCCTTTTTCGATGAGTTGCGTCAGCCAGGCACACGCTTGCCCAGCGGGCGTGAGCTCCCCCAGCTCTTCAACTTCACCACAGCTG atGGCTcagatggttctgtacagccCAACTCGACACTGACCAACAGCGCCTGA
- the gsk3aa gene encoding glycogen synthase kinase 3 alpha a isoform X1 produces the protein MSGSGRPRTSSFADPPGAASSSAGSAAVVGSNTGKSGVSQASGGSSSNLKLGRAGGEVTTVVATPGQGPDRPQEVSYTDIKVIGNGSFGVVYQARLIDTQELVAIKKVLQDKRFKNRELQIMRKLDHCNIVRLRYFFYSSGEKKDEVYLNLVLDFVPETVYRVARHFNKAKTIIPVIYVKVYMYQLFRSLAYIHSQGVCHRDIKPQNLLVDPETAVLKLCDFGSAKQLVRGEPNVSYICSRYYRAPELIFGATDYTSNIDIWSAGCVLAELLLGQPIFPGDSGVDQLVEIIKVLGTPTREQIREMNPNYTEFKFPQIKAHPWTKVFKPRTPPEAIALCSRLLEYTPVTRLSPLQACAHAFFDELRQPGTRLPSGRELPQLFNFTTAELSIQPQLNSTLIPPHARAQTTSSSHDGSDGSVQPNSTLTNSA, from the exons ATGAGCGGCAGCGGGCGGCCCAGGACGAGCTCGTTTGCTGACCCTCCCGGCGCCGCTTCATCATCCGCGGGATCAGCCGCTGTCGTGGGGAGTAACACGGGAAAGTCCGGGGTCTCTCAGGCCTCGGGGGGAAGCTCGTCTAATCTGAAGTTGGGGA GAGCTGGAGGTGAGGTGACGACAGTGGTCGCCACCCCTGGTCAAGGTCCAGACCGTCCACAAGAGGTGTCCTATACAGACATCAAGGTGATCGGCAATGGCTCGTTCGGTGTGGTTTATCAAGCACGCCTCATTGACACCCAGGAGTTGGTGGCCATCAAAAAAGTTCTTCAAGATAAAAGGTTTAAG AATCGAGAGCTACAGATCATGAGGAAACTGGACCACTGTAACATAGTTAGACTACGGTACTTCTTCTACTCCAGTGGTGAGAAG AAAGATGAGGTGTATCTGAACTTGGTGCTGGACTTTGTGCCAGAAACGGTATACAGGGTGGCACGGCATTTCAACAAGGCCAAGACCATCATTCCTGTCATTTATGTGAAG GTCTACATGTACCAGCTGTTCCGCAGTCTGGCCTATATTCATTCCCAGGGTGTTTGTCACAGAGACATTAAACCCCAGAACCTGCTGGTGGACCCAGAGACGGCCGTGCTCAAGCTGTGTGACTTTGGCAG TGCAAAGCAGTTGGTAAGAGGTGAGCCCAACGTCTCCTACATCTGCTCACGTTATTACCGCGCCCCTGAACTCATCTTTGGGGCTACTGACTACACCTCCAACATTGACATCTGGTCAGCCGGCTGTGtgctggctgagctgctgttagGCCAGCCCATTTTCCCTGGAGACAGCGGTGTAGACCAGCTTGTGGAAATCATCAAG GTGCTAGGCACTCCAACAAGGGAACAGATTCGAGAAATGAATCCAAACTACACAGAGTTCAAATTCCCACAGATCAAAGCGCATCCTTGGACAAAG gTGTTTAAGCCACGGACCCCTCCTGAGGCGATCGCTCTGTGCTCGCGGCTTCTGGAGTACACGCCAGTGACACGCCTCTCTCCACTTCAGGCCTGCGCTCACGCCTTTTTCGATGAGTTGCGTCAGCCAGGCACACGCTTGCCCAGCGGGCGTGAGCTCCCCCAGCTCTTCAACTTCACCACAGCTG AGCTGTCTATTCAACCTCAACTAAACTCCACCCTCATTCCACCTCATGCCCGTGCACAGACCACGTCCTCTTCACACG atGGCTcagatggttctgtacagccCAACTCGACACTGACCAACAGCGCCTGA
- the gsk3aa gene encoding glycogen synthase kinase 3 alpha a isoform X2, with protein MSGSGRPRTSSFADPPGAASSSAGSAAVVGSNTGKSGVSQASGGSSSNLKLGRAGGEVTTVVATPGQGPDRPQEVSYTDIKVIGNGSFGVVYQARLIDTQELVAIKKVLQDKRFKNRELQIMRKLDHCNIVRLRYFFYSSGEKKDEVYLNLVLDFVPETVYRVARHFNKAKTIIPVIYVKVYMYQLFRSLAYIHSQGVCHRDIKPQNLLVDPETAVLKLCDFGSAKQLVRGEPNVSYICSRYYRAPELIFGATDYTSNIDIWSAGCVLAELLLGQPIFPGDSGVDQLVEIIKVLGTPTREQIREMNPNYTEFKFPQIKAHPWTKVFKPRTPPEAIALCSRLLEYTPVTRLSPLQACAHAFFDELRQPGTRLPSGRELPQLFNFTTAELSIQPQLNSTLIPPHARAQTTSSSHGNDAIRHPAPDRL; from the exons ATGAGCGGCAGCGGGCGGCCCAGGACGAGCTCGTTTGCTGACCCTCCCGGCGCCGCTTCATCATCCGCGGGATCAGCCGCTGTCGTGGGGAGTAACACGGGAAAGTCCGGGGTCTCTCAGGCCTCGGGGGGAAGCTCGTCTAATCTGAAGTTGGGGA GAGCTGGAGGTGAGGTGACGACAGTGGTCGCCACCCCTGGTCAAGGTCCAGACCGTCCACAAGAGGTGTCCTATACAGACATCAAGGTGATCGGCAATGGCTCGTTCGGTGTGGTTTATCAAGCACGCCTCATTGACACCCAGGAGTTGGTGGCCATCAAAAAAGTTCTTCAAGATAAAAGGTTTAAG AATCGAGAGCTACAGATCATGAGGAAACTGGACCACTGTAACATAGTTAGACTACGGTACTTCTTCTACTCCAGTGGTGAGAAG AAAGATGAGGTGTATCTGAACTTGGTGCTGGACTTTGTGCCAGAAACGGTATACAGGGTGGCACGGCATTTCAACAAGGCCAAGACCATCATTCCTGTCATTTATGTGAAG GTCTACATGTACCAGCTGTTCCGCAGTCTGGCCTATATTCATTCCCAGGGTGTTTGTCACAGAGACATTAAACCCCAGAACCTGCTGGTGGACCCAGAGACGGCCGTGCTCAAGCTGTGTGACTTTGGCAG TGCAAAGCAGTTGGTAAGAGGTGAGCCCAACGTCTCCTACATCTGCTCACGTTATTACCGCGCCCCTGAACTCATCTTTGGGGCTACTGACTACACCTCCAACATTGACATCTGGTCAGCCGGCTGTGtgctggctgagctgctgttagGCCAGCCCATTTTCCCTGGAGACAGCGGTGTAGACCAGCTTGTGGAAATCATCAAG GTGCTAGGCACTCCAACAAGGGAACAGATTCGAGAAATGAATCCAAACTACACAGAGTTCAAATTCCCACAGATCAAAGCGCATCCTTGGACAAAG gTGTTTAAGCCACGGACCCCTCCTGAGGCGATCGCTCTGTGCTCGCGGCTTCTGGAGTACACGCCAGTGACACGCCTCTCTCCACTTCAGGCCTGCGCTCACGCCTTTTTCGATGAGTTGCGTCAGCCAGGCACACGCTTGCCCAGCGGGCGTGAGCTCCCCCAGCTCTTCAACTTCACCACAGCTG AGCTGTCTATTCAACCTCAACTAAACTCCACCCTCATTCCACCTCATGCCCGTGCACAGACCACGTCCTCTTCACACGGTAATGATGCCATCCGCCATCCTGCTCCAGATAGGCTTTAA